The following is a genomic window from Methylomarinum vadi.
AACAACGATCAAGTCAGGTCAAAAAACGTTCGCCTAAGCAAAAAGTTCAAAGGAGAAATTCAAAGGGGTCAGAGAAATTCAAAGGGGTCAGACTCTAATACTGCTTACTTAACAATCAAAGGGGTCACAATCAAAGGGGTCAGACTCGATTGGATGGTTATTTTCTAGCTTTTTTAGAGCGCCTATTGCCACCTCTCGGCTTCGGTTTTGCCTGCCGCTGCAACAATCGCTCAACTTCCTCTTGAAATCTTCCACCTCCCAAAACCCAAGCCTTATTGGTGGCATCTCGTATCTCTTTGATCGTCGATTCGGTAACATGTTGCTCAAATAATTCCTGGTAAACCTCTTGTCGTTTTGTCGCATCGTTTCCCAGTGCGAGATACAGCGGGTGTGGAGACAATAAAGCGTTTTCTTTTCCGAACGCATTGAAGTGATAGCTCGACCATGGATAGTCACCAGGATGTCTCACCATTCCAGCACGCACAGGATTCAGCTCTATATAGCGACTGCACACCAACAAATATTGGTCGCTATCCAATACAGTCGCTTTATAACGCCCCTCCCATAAAGTCCCGGTCCGTTGATATTGCCGATTGAAGTATTGCACATAATAGCGGCCAAGCATTTGCATGACTTTACCGATAGCGCCCGTGTGATGAGGTGTGATCAATAAATGGACATGATTTGTCATCAAGACATAGGCATGAAGATCGCATTCGTACTTCTGGCAAGCGGCATTGAGCTTTTCCAGATAAAACTGATAATCCTCATCGGCCACGAAAATGACAGACCGATTATTTCCGCGTTGAATAACATGCTGTGGTTGACCCGGTAGGTCAAATCGAGGAAGACGCGCCATAATTTTGCTGAGAAACGAATTTGAACTGACTGCATTTTAGTCTAAAAGGAAAAAACTATCGAGTCTGACCCCTTTGGTTTTCGGTTTAGAAGCTGTCGGCTTTGTGCCGAGCCCCTCCGGCGAAGCCTCGGCGAATCCCGTTTTGATAATGAAATGAGTAATAATTACTCGGTGGCCGACCCCAGCTTATAACTATTATTGTCAGGCAAATTCGCCCTGATAACCTGATATTACCGGTGTTTTCGGGCAAATTTGCCAGCATATTCCAATATCAGGTCATTTTGCCCTGATAAGTTGATATTTACCGGCAAATCTGTCAAATTTACCTGATATTATTGAGCATCAGCATATTTGTTAGCCAAAATAATGTCAACCACTAAAAATGCCAAATTGCTAGACGAAGTAAGAAACGTTATGCGTTTGAAGCACTACTCCATCCATACGGAAAGGACCTACTGCGACTGGATTAAACAGTATGTAAAATTTCATAAGATGCATGATCGCTCCGAGTTAATGACTAGCCCTGAAAGTAAGGTTGAGGAATTTCTCAGTAATTTGGCCATTCGGCGTAATGTTGCTGTTTCCACCCAAAATCAGGCAATGAATGCGCTGGTGTTTCTTTATAAGCAAGTACTGGAAGCGCCATTGCAAAAAACAGTCGACGCCGTGCGCTCCAGTAAAAATCGCAAAATTCCGGTCGTTCTGAGTCAGGATGAAGTCAAACTGATTATCACCTTGCTGGAAGGCGTCCCTCGATTGGTCGTCAAATTATTATATGGCAGCGGACTACGCATAACCGAAGCGCTTCGATTACGCGTTCAAGACATCGATTTCGAATATAAGCAACTGACTGTGCGCTCTGGAAAAGGTAACAAGGACCGCGTCACGACATTTCCAAGTAGCCTGGAAACCGAATTGAAACTCCATTTACAGCGCGTCAAATTAGTCCATGAACAGGATCTGTCCGCCGGATACGGTGCAGTGTATTTGCCCCATGCGTTAAATAAAAAATATCCGCATGCCGAGAAAGAATGGGGCTGGCAATATGCGTTTCCTGCCAGAACATTGTCGACTGACCCTAGATCCGGTGTCACCCGCCGCCATCATATCGATCAGTCTGTTATAAATAAATCCATTAAAGGGGCTGTGCGCCGATTAAATATTACCAAGCGCGTCAGTGCCCATACCTTCCGTCACAGTTTCGCCACACATCTGTTGCAGCGCGGCACGGATATACGCACCATTCAAGCGTTGCTTGGGCATAACGATCTGGAAACGACGATGATTTACACTCATGTGCTAAACCAGGGTGGCCAGGGTACCGTCAGTCCGTTGGATGATTTGGATTTGTGAAACCTTAATAGCAGCGACTTTAGAAGAGAGTCAGTCTCGTACCTTACTCTTCACTTTTAGCCTTAATAGGGAAGCGCTAAGAAGTTTCGATGATTGCTTCCGTTAAATCACCGTCGACGATCATCGGCTTATATAGTCTATCAAAAGCACCTTGCTTAAAATCCGACCGATTAGTGCAGAGTAATAAAACCTATGATTCTGGTGCATGGAATGCACCCTTGTATATTAAAAGATATCTTCAAACACAAGATAATTTAAACCCAAAAGTTTATAGTGATTGTCGATTTCTGGGGAAGCCGTTGCACCCTGAAGCCTTGAGCTTGTGCGTAGATTGGCTCCCCACCCTCGTCATCCATGCCGCGGAGTATCTGAAACCTGTAAGCGAAGCTTCTGAGTCTGCATTCACAAGGACGGCAGATGAAGTGTCAGGGTTGGGAAACCAGCAATCATGATAACAAATAAATCTTAGGAAGATAAAACATGAACTATGTCGGTATTGATGTCAGCCAAAAAGAATTAGTCGTCGTGAACACCCAAGGTAAAGTGGGTCCAGCCAAAAGCTTTGAAAATACAACAACCGGACACCAGGAGATTATTAGGCTATTGGCCAAATTGAAAGGCGAAACGCAGATTTGCTTGGAAGCAACGGGCGTTTATCATTTTGATTTAGCCGTCGCATTGAGTCGGGCCAATGACCTCGAAGTCATGGTCATCAATCCCAAAGCCGCGCATAACTTCGCTCAGGCTTTGATGAAACGGAGCAAGACCGACACCATTGATGCGGCCACTTTGGCGGCTTATTGCGAAAGAATGCCGTTTGAAGCATGGCAGCGTCCGGCCGATGAAGTCATCGCCTTAAGGGCCATGGGCCGACGCATCGCGGCGTTAAATAAATTGAAAACACAAACCAAGAATCAACGCCACGCCTTAAAAGCAACACTGGACACGCCAGATATCGTGATCGAGCAAACCGAAGAATTAGTCAACGTGCTGGAAAAACAGGTTCAGGCGCATCGAGATAGCGCTTTGGAACTGATCCGACAACACGAATCACTGCTGTGCGCCTTTACCTTAATTATCGGTATTAAAGGGATTGCCGAGGCCAGCGCGATACAGCTCTTGGCTGAATTACTGGTCTTGCCTCAAGACATGAGCGCAAAACAATGGGTGGCTTATGCGGGGCTGGATCCTCGACACTACGAATCCGGCAGCAGTGTCGCCAAAAAGCCGCGCATTAGCAAGGCGGGTAATAAATATCTTCGCCAAGCTCTATACATGCCCGCTTTAGTGGCAACGCGCTATGAACCAAAATTACCACCACTTAATTGAAAACAACGGGCTGAAGAAGCTACAAGCCCTTTGTGCTGTGATGCGAAAACTGTTGCATGCCATCCATGGTATGTTGAAAACCAATAAGGAATTCGATGGCTCTCGTTTTTATACGATACCTGCCGATTCCTCTAGCTGAAGATTTTAAGTCTTTAGCCGAATAGGCCTTGTGTTTTAAGAGAGTATCTACGATGGCGCCTCTTCATTCTCCTGCAATTCCCGCCAAAACTCCCCCTGTTTTCGTATCCCAATCACCTTCTGCGCGGCCTGCACGCCGGAAACGCTGACGCCGTAGACGCCGCCGCCGGGCGAGGTCCAATGGCCGGCGAAGTACAGGCCTTTGAGCGGAGACTGGTTGGAAATGCGGGCCGGACCGACCTGGTCGGGAGAGACGTCCCAACCGTAGGCGGCGCCTTGGTAGTTTTGCGTGTAACGCCGCATCGTCGCCGGCGAACCGCCTTCGATAAACAGAATATGTTGTTGCAGGCCGGGAACATAGTGTTCGGCGATTTCCAGCATCTTGCTCATATAGCCGGCTTTGGCCTGTTTCCACGTTTCGGCCGCCTGATACGGCAGCAGCGTCGTCAGCATCAATAGGTGCTGGCCGGGCGGCGCCAATTCCGGGTCGATCAGCGTCGGCGCGGTGATGCTGAGCCAGGTAATGTCGCCGGCGGCGGTGCGGGCGAAGTTATGGTCGTGGTCGACAGCGCGATAACAAAACGACTCGTGAGCGAGGTTCATCGCCGCCAGATCGAGATCGGTGGCAATGTAGACGACAAAGATCGACAGCGAGTGCCGCATCTTCTTGATACGCCGGATATAGCGCGGCGGAAAGTGCTGCTCGCCAACCATCTCGCAGACGGTATGGCGAATATCGGCATTGGAAATGACCACCGGCGCCGACAGGCGCTGGCCTCCGGCCACGACGCCGAAGACCCGGCCGTCCTCGACCAGGATCTTTTCGGCCTTCGCCCGGAAGCGAATCTCGCCGCCGTGTTTTCTAAAACCGTGGACCAGCGTGTCGGCCAATTGCTGAAAACCGCCCTGACAATAATAGGCGCCGTCGACCATGTAGCCGATCAGCATCGTCGACCAGTAGACGAAGGATACTTGCGAAGGCGGCAGGCCCAGATAGGGCCAATTGCTGGCGAACAAGGCCAGCAGTTTCGGTTCCTTGATGAACTTGCTGGCGACCTCGGCCAGCGTCGCCTTACGGTATTCGAAAAGCGCCGGCAGCAATTGTAGCGCCCGCTCGTGGTCGAGCTCGGCTATCATCTCGTCGGCCACGGTGATTTCTTGGGCCACTTGCAGGCACAACCGGGTCAGTTCTTCCAGGCCCCGGCGCTCCTCGGGAAATCGTTGTCCCAGCTGGGCGACGAAGGCCTCGATCGTTTGCGGCAGAGCGGCATCGAAACCCGGATAATAGGCGTGGCTGAACGGATCGACTGGAATAAAGCGAATCTCTTTGTCCACCTCCAGTGCCCGCAATACCTTGTGGATGATCTGGCCGCCGCGATAACCGGCTGGGCCGCAGCCGCTGATCAAATGCACGCCGGCGTCGAAGCGGTATTTCTTGCGCTTGAAACCGTGGGCGTAACCGCCGGGGCGGTCGTGGCTTTCCAGCACCAGCACCGCCTTGCCGGCTCTGGCCAGCAATCCGGCGGCGGTGAGTCCGCCGATGCCGCTGCCGATGACGATGACATCGTATTCCGTCACGGCTTCGTCAGTCCCAGTTTTTCCCACAGAATCGCCGGCGATTCGTAACACATCTCCCCGCTGCCGATATCCACCGCAACCTGGTAAGTATGGCCGCGGGTCAGGCGCGCGCCGGTCTCTTTGTCGATGACCTGGTAATTCATGCGCAGGCGGTTTTCCCATTCGCTGATTTCGGCATGTACTATCAATTTCTGGCCGAATTTGGCCGGCTTGGCGTAGCGCACACGCAGGTCGATGACCGGCCAGGCATAGCCGGATTCGCGCATCTGCATATAGTTGTAGCCGATCTTGTCGAGCAAGGCGCAGCGCGCGATTTCGAAATATTTGACGTAATTTCCGTGCCAGACGATCTCCATCAGGTCGACGTCGAAAAACTGCACTTCGACTTCGACCTCGCAGGTAACGATACCTTTAGTCATACAACCTCCATTGGCGCTTGCGGATCAATTGCAGACACAGGCGCAGTTCCTTTTCCAGGGCGCGGTCGCTTTCCAGCAAAGGGAACTTGTCCCTGACTTGGGCCATCGTCTCACTCAAAGCCGAGCTCAAACTTCCCCTATCGCCGCGCAGTTCGACGCCCTGCACTGCCGCCAGCAGCATCGCCGCCGCCGCCTGCTCGGTCAGCTTGATGACGCGCATGCAATCGCGCGCGGCGATCGTGCCCATGCTAACCTTGTCCTGATTGTGACACTCGGTCGAGCGGGAAAACACGCTCGCCGGCAGGGTCAATTTGAGGGCCTCCGCCGTCCAGGCCGAGACGGCGATCTGCACGGCCTTGAAGCCGTGGTTCAGCATCGCCTGCTCGCCCTTGGCGGCTGATAGGTTGGCCGGCAGGCCGTGATTGAACTTGGGGTCCATCAACTGCGCCATTTGCCGGTCCAACAAGTCGGCCAGATTGGCCACCGCCGTTTTCAGGCTATCCATCGCGAAAGCGATATGGCCGCCGTAGAAATGGCCGCCGTGCAGCACATGCTCGCCCTCGGCGTCGATGATCGGATTGTCGTTGGCGCTGTTCAACTCGTTCTCGACGAACTGTCGCAGCCACGGCAGCGAATCTTCCAGCACGCCGATCACATGCGGCGCGCAGCGCAGCGAATAACGGTCCTGCAGCCGGGCGTCGTTGCGCGGCGTATCGGTCTCTATGTGCAAGTCGTCTCGGATGCGCGCCGCGACCTTGATCTGGCCGGCATGCGGTTTGACCGAAAACAGTTTGGCGTCGAAATGGTAAGCGTTGCCGTTCAACGCGATCGAGGCCAGGCTGGTGATGCGGGTACACAGCGCAGACAAATAACTAGCGCGCCGATAGGCTAGACAGGCCACCGCGGTCATCGCCGCAGTACCATTCATGATCGCCAGCCCTTCTTTCGGTTTCAGCACCAGCGCTTCGATGTTCAGTTTTGCCAACACTTGCGCGGCCGGGAACGTTTCACCTCGATACAACACCTCTCGCTCCCCGGCCAGCACCGCAGCCAAATAGGACAACGGCGTCAAATCACCACTGGCCCCGACCGATCCCTCTTGCGGAATCAACGGCAACACGTCGTGTTCCAACAAGTCGGCGATCCGCTGAAGCAAGGCATAGCGTACGCCGGAATAGCCCTGAGCCAAGCTGTTAAGGCGCACCGCCAGAATCGCCCGGGTCTGTTGCGAATCGAAATATTCGCCCAATCCGCAGCCGTGAAACGTATAAAGATGTTTCGGCAATTCGCCGACCTTGTCCAGCGGAATCGACACCGAGCAGGAATCGCCGTATCCGGTCGTGACGCCGTAGACGTAGCCTTCCTCGCGCAGCAGCGTTTCGATAAAACGGGCGCCTCGGTCGATGCGTTCGACAAAGGCCGGCGCGTCGCTCAGTTGCAGCCGCGCGGCGCCGTCGGCCACCCGGCAAATGTCCTCGATCGTCAGCCTGTCTCCATCGACCAGCACGGTTTGTCTAGTCATTTTCGTCCATCCAGAAATCATAAAAATTGAACCATTGCAGCGGTTCTTTCAAACAGTATTGCTGCAGGCGGTCGGCAAAATCCTGGGCATACCGCTGCAGCGCTTCCTCGCGTTGTTTTCTCGGCAATGTCACGGCATCGCTGAAATGATCGAAATAAATGACATGCCTGTCTCGTCGCTTCAAGCAAAACAAGGTATAAACCGGGCATTTCAACAGCGATGCCAAAATGAACGGCCCTTGCGGAAACAATGCCTGCTTACCCAAGAACTCGGCCCGGCTTACCCGGCTCTGGCCGCTGACCGGCGTCCGGTCGGCGGCGATAACGACCAGCTCGCCGGCCTCGATCTTGTCTTGCAGCAGCATCGCGGTGGCCGAATTGATTTCGGTCACCTGCAACAGATTCATGCGTCCCGGCTTGGCGTAACGGTTCAGCAAGGTGTTGAATTTCTCCGCATGTTTGGTGTGGACCAGCACGTTGACCGTCACTTTTTTGCCCAAGTAGGCGATCACCCGGCCGACTTCCAGGTTACCCAGATGAGACCCCAGAATCAGCAATCCTTGGCCCCGACTGGCATGCTCTTGTATCGCCTCGCGACCGTAGTGGTCGACGTCCTTAAGAGTGATCGCACCGCTCCAGGCCGCCAGTTTGTCGATGATGGCGTTGGCAAAGCTAATGAAATGCAGGTAACTGCCGTACAGGCCGGTGCTGAGCGAATTTTCCGGCAAATAGGCCCACACCCGTTGTAGATAATTCCGGCTGGCCCGCCGCCCCTTGCGATTGATCAGCCAGTAATAGCTGACCACCGGATAGAGGAAGATTTGCAGCACGCCGCGCCCGAACCACAAATAGATCTTTAACAATGCCTGCATGCCCCAGACGATGCCGCGCTCCTCCAACTGTGCCCAATGTTTCATCGCAAGTGCCTCAACAACAATATTGGTAGCCGCGGCAACATGGCGAAGAACAATTGCGCATGCTTGCGGGAAATCAGCAGATTGTCCTTGAGCAATTGAAAATGCGACACGCCGTCCAACGGATACTGCACCTCGGTATCGAGATTGATCACCTCGACACCCTGCCAATACAGGCGTACGGCGATTTCGATGTCGAAATCCATGCGCCGCCCCAATCTTACCGAATGCAACAATTTATCGACCGGCGCCAGCGGATAACAACGGAAACCGCACATGCCGTCGGCGATCGCCAAGGACAGCGTGTTGATCCAAATCCACAAATTGGTGAACTGGCGGCCGTACAATCGCCCTTTCGGCACCGTTGCATCGAACCGCGGCTCGCCCAGGATCAGCTTCTCCGGCTGTCGTTCGGCTGCCTCTAAGAAACGCGGGATATCGTCCAGTTTGTGCTGGCCGTCGGCGTCGACTTGCAGGGCATGCGAATGGCCGTCGGCGATTGCCCGGCGCAAGCCGGTCATGACCGCGGCGCCCTTGCCGCCGTTTTCAGTCCGTTCCAGCAGCGTGATCCAGTCTTGTTCCCGCTCAGCCAGTTCCCCGAGTACTTGCGTGCAGGCCGCAGAACTGCCGTCGTTGACCAAATAACAAGGCAAACCATATGGTTTCAGCTGCGAAACGACCCGGCCGATGGCCTCCTGGTGATTGTAGACGGGAATGATCACGCAGTATTTCATGAGCGCTCTCCGTACACCATACGCCCGGAACTGTGCGAATCGAGCGCGGAAACCACCTCGAAATGCAATTTGCCGGATTCCCGTTTCCATTCCAGCGTCAATGTCAAGTGCGCGCCCGGCTGGATGATCTTTTTGAATTTGATCACTTCCATCGTCAAGAACGGCCTGTCGATGGCGAAAAAGATTTTTCCGTAGCGCTCGACCCAGGCCAGTTGCGCGACGCCGGGCAAGATGGGCTGTCCCGGGAAATGGCCGTCGAAATAAACCAGGCCGGGACGCACGCGCAGTTCCAGCACGACCTGGTGCGCGCTATGCCGGCAGGAGAGTAATTGCGGAAACTTGCTAGGTTCCAAGCGCCACAACTGGGCCAGCAGCGCGGTGTCGACCTTGCCTTGAGCGGTCTGCGGCATCGCATCCATGAACAGCCATTTGCGCGGCAGCACGACGGTCTCGAAGTCCTGCATCAAGTGCCGGCGTAATCGACGGATCAAGGCCGACCTTCCTTCCTGCTGCAATAGCGCCATACCGCTTTCCGTCGACACGATCAGCGCCGCGATGCGGTCGCGGCTACCTTCCACTAGCTGGCAATAGGCTTGTTCGACCCACTGCGACCGTTGCAGGGTGCGTTCCAGCTGATCCAGCGACAGCCTTTTTTCCTCGACCTTGACGATGCGGTCCACGCGCCCGGCCAGCTCGAAGCGACCGTCATCGTTCAGCTCGAGCCGGTCATCGAGCAAGCAAGATCCCGGCTCGGGCAGATAGGGGGAAGCGAGCCGGCAGCGGCCTTGGTCGTCGAGACCCAATTCGATACCGGGAAATGGCATCCAGCGACGGACGATTGGCAAGCTGCGCCAACCGATACCACCGGTTTCGGAGCTGCCGTAGATTTCGATGACGGGTTGGCCGGACTCTCGTTCGATGCATTCGGCCGCCGCCACCGGCAAGGGACCGCCGGAGCTGAAGATCGCCGTCAAGCTTGCCAGTTGATTCCAGGCGGTCAGATCGTCCAATCGTTTCAACTGGGCCGGGCTGGCTACCCAATAGGCCGGCAGGATCGCCGCTTTCAGCATCGGTTCCGGACTCAGATACATTTGGCTATGAAAGGTGCGGCCTGCGGCCAGCGGCCAGAGCAGGCGGAACAACAGGCCGTAGATATGCTGATGGCTGACCGTCGCCAGCGCCGAGGCGGAACCCAATAATTTTCCCCATTGGCGTTCCAGCGTCTCCACTTCGTTTTGCAACTGTAATAAACTCTTCGTTATCGCCTTCGGCTCGCCGCCGGAACCGGAAGTGAAAATGGTGAGTTGCGGCCGATGCAAATCTAACGGTTGCAAGGAAAAACCGTTGTCGATGGATGACGCTACGCTTATCCGTCCTTCGTTGCTCTGCGCCCAATCTCCCAATAATCGGCAATCCAACGCCTTCAGTTGTTCGGCCATCGCCGGACGATTATTGCCGGGAATCCAGATCTGCTTGCCGGTATGCAGCAAGGCAAACAAAGCCACGGCGAACGGATAGGAATTTTCGTAATACAAGGCATAGCGCTGCTGAGGCTGAGGCTGTTGCCGCAACGCCGAGGACAACGCCGACACCTCCGCGCAAAATTCCCGCTGGGAGATAGTACGCCCGTCATGCACGGCAACCGTCCGTTCGTCGTCCCTCAATAGACCGACCTCGGTCAGCGAAACCCACTCAGCGCACATGTTCCTGCGTCCTGATCCTGATCCAGTATTCGCCGACCAGCAACAACCCCATCAGCAGATAGGCGACCAAACCGTTATACAGGCTCCAAAAGGCGAAGCTGCCCCATACGGCGGTCGCGAAAGCCAACGCGCCATTCATTAGAAAAAATCCGCACCAGACTTGGGTGACCCTCCGGGTATAACGTACGCCTTTCGGCGGTAGATTGGGATGTTGTAAGCGAGCCAGGCGTTCGATAATTGGCGGCGGAAAATACAGGCTGGCGGCGAATATCGC
Proteins encoded in this region:
- a CDS encoding integron integrase codes for the protein MSTTKNAKLLDEVRNVMRLKHYSIHTERTYCDWIKQYVKFHKMHDRSELMTSPESKVEEFLSNLAIRRNVAVSTQNQAMNALVFLYKQVLEAPLQKTVDAVRSSKNRKIPVVLSQDEVKLIITLLEGVPRLVVKLLYGSGLRITEALRLRVQDIDFEYKQLTVRSGKGNKDRVTTFPSSLETELKLHLQRVKLVHEQDLSAGYGAVYLPHALNKKYPHAEKEWGWQYAFPARTLSTDPRSGVTRRHHIDQSVINKSIKGAVRRLNITKRVSAHTFRHSFATHLLQRGTDIRTIQALLGHNDLETTMIYTHVLNQGGQGTVSPLDDLDL
- a CDS encoding LpxL/LpxP family acyltransferase, translating into MKHWAQLEERGIVWGMQALLKIYLWFGRGVLQIFLYPVVSYYWLINRKGRRASRNYLQRVWAYLPENSLSTGLYGSYLHFISFANAIIDKLAAWSGAITLKDVDHYGREAIQEHASRGQGLLILGSHLGNLEVGRVIAYLGKKVTVNVLVHTKHAEKFNTLLNRYAKPGRMNLLQVTEINSATAMLLQDKIEAGELVVIAADRTPVSGQSRVSRAEFLGKQALFPQGPFILASLLKCPVYTLFCLKRRDRHVIYFDHFSDAVTLPRKQREEALQRYAQDFADRLQQYCLKEPLQWFNFYDFWMDEND
- a CDS encoding phytoene desaturase family protein — protein: MTEYDVIVIGSGIGGLTAAGLLARAGKAVLVLESHDRPGGYAHGFKRKKYRFDAGVHLISGCGPAGYRGGQIIHKVLRALEVDKEIRFIPVDPFSHAYYPGFDAALPQTIEAFVAQLGQRFPEERRGLEELTRLCLQVAQEITVADEMIAELDHERALQLLPALFEYRKATLAEVASKFIKEPKLLALFASNWPYLGLPPSQVSFVYWSTMLIGYMVDGAYYCQGGFQQLADTLVHGFRKHGGEIRFRAKAEKILVEDGRVFGVVAGGQRLSAPVVISNADIRHTVCEMVGEQHFPPRYIRRIKKMRHSLSIFVVYIATDLDLAAMNLAHESFCYRAVDHDHNFARTAAGDITWLSITAPTLIDPELAPPGQHLLMLTTLLPYQAAETWKQAKAGYMSKMLEIAEHYVPGLQQHILFIEGGSPATMRRYTQNYQGAAYGWDVSPDQVGPARISNQSPLKGLYFAGHWTSPGGGVYGVSVSGVQAAQKVIGIRKQGEFWRELQENEEAPS
- a CDS encoding transposase, encoding MARLPRFDLPGQPQHVIQRGNNRSVIFVADEDYQFYLEKLNAACQKYECDLHAYVLMTNHVHLLITPHHTGAIGKVMQMLGRYYVQYFNRQYQRTGTLWEGRYKATVLDSDQYLLVCSRYIELNPVRAGMVRHPGDYPWSSYHFNAFGKENALLSPHPLYLALGNDATKRQEVYQELFEQHVTESTIKEIRDATNKAWVLGGGRFQEEVERLLQRQAKPKPRGGNRRSKKARK
- a CDS encoding glycosyltransferase family 2 protein, which encodes MKYCVIIPVYNHQEAIGRVVSQLKPYGLPCYLVNDGSSAACTQVLGELAEREQDWITLLERTENGGKGAAVMTGLRRAIADGHSHALQVDADGQHKLDDIPRFLEAAERQPEKLILGEPRFDATVPKGRLYGRQFTNLWIWINTLSLAIADGMCGFRCYPLAPVDKLLHSVRLGRRMDFDIEIAVRLYWQGVEVINLDTEVQYPLDGVSHFQLLKDNLLISRKHAQLFFAMLPRLPILLLRHLR
- a CDS encoding COG4648 family protein is translated as MGRLVNGVIGVFTLLYPVAVYYGIHYVQPWQIAAVLALLLLGRQLNKPAVDRGGRWLFIAVLLYCGFAVWNNNLATLRFYPALINLGLLAIFAASLYFPPPIIERLARLQHPNLPPKGVRYTRRVTQVWCGFFLMNGALAFATAVWGSFAFWSLYNGLVAYLLMGLLLVGEYWIRIRTQEHVR
- a CDS encoding acyl-CoA thioesterase, whose translation is MTKGIVTCEVEVEVQFFDVDLMEIVWHGNYVKYFEIARCALLDKIGYNYMQMRESGYAWPVIDLRVRYAKPAKFGQKLIVHAEISEWENRLRMNYQVIDKETGARLTRGHTYQVAVDIGSGEMCYESPAILWEKLGLTKP
- a CDS encoding HAL/PAL/TAL family ammonia-lyase → MTRQTVLVDGDRLTIEDICRVADGAARLQLSDAPAFVERIDRGARFIETLLREEGYVYGVTTGYGDSCSVSIPLDKVGELPKHLYTFHGCGLGEYFDSQQTRAILAVRLNSLAQGYSGVRYALLQRIADLLEHDVLPLIPQEGSVGASGDLTPLSYLAAVLAGEREVLYRGETFPAAQVLAKLNIEALVLKPKEGLAIMNGTAAMTAVACLAYRRASYLSALCTRITSLASIALNGNAYHFDAKLFSVKPHAGQIKVAARIRDDLHIETDTPRNDARLQDRYSLRCAPHVIGVLEDSLPWLRQFVENELNSANDNPIIDAEGEHVLHGGHFYGGHIAFAMDSLKTAVANLADLLDRQMAQLMDPKFNHGLPANLSAAKGEQAMLNHGFKAVQIAVSAWTAEALKLTLPASVFSRSTECHNQDKVSMGTIAARDCMRVIKLTEQAAAAMLLAAVQGVELRGDRGSLSSALSETMAQVRDKFPLLESDRALEKELRLCLQLIRKRQWRLYD
- a CDS encoding AMP-binding protein, with the protein product MCAEWVSLTEVGLLRDDERTVAVHDGRTISQREFCAEVSALSSALRQQPQPQQRYALYYENSYPFAVALFALLHTGKQIWIPGNNRPAMAEQLKALDCRLLGDWAQSNEGRISVASSIDNGFSLQPLDLHRPQLTIFTSGSGGEPKAITKSLLQLQNEVETLERQWGKLLGSASALATVSHQHIYGLLFRLLWPLAAGRTFHSQMYLSPEPMLKAAILPAYWVASPAQLKRLDDLTAWNQLASLTAIFSSGGPLPVAAAECIERESGQPVIEIYGSSETGGIGWRSLPIVRRWMPFPGIELGLDDQGRCRLASPYLPEPGSCLLDDRLELNDDGRFELAGRVDRIVKVEEKRLSLDQLERTLQRSQWVEQAYCQLVEGSRDRIAALIVSTESGMALLQQEGRSALIRRLRRHLMQDFETVVLPRKWLFMDAMPQTAQGKVDTALLAQLWRLEPSKFPQLLSCRHSAHQVVLELRVRPGLVYFDGHFPGQPILPGVAQLAWVERYGKIFFAIDRPFLTMEVIKFKKIIQPGAHLTLTLEWKRESGKLHFEVVSALDSHSSGRMVYGERS
- a CDS encoding IS110 family RNA-guided transposase; translation: MNYVGIDVSQKELVVVNTQGKVGPAKSFENTTTGHQEIIRLLAKLKGETQICLEATGVYHFDLAVALSRANDLEVMVINPKAAHNFAQALMKRSKTDTIDAATLAAYCERMPFEAWQRPADEVIALRAMGRRIAALNKLKTQTKNQRHALKATLDTPDIVIEQTEELVNVLEKQVQAHRDSALELIRQHESLLCAFTLIIGIKGIAEASAIQLLAELLVLPQDMSAKQWVAYAGLDPRHYESGSSVAKKPRISKAGNKYLRQALYMPALVATRYEPKLPPLN